A single genomic interval of Osmia lignaria lignaria isolate PbOS001 chromosome 9, iyOsmLign1, whole genome shotgun sequence harbors:
- the LOC117602263 gene encoding uncharacterized protein LOC117602263, whose amino-acid sequence MNALQNQNTHELIRCRYNNSNNNYRLMEYINLDNRTNDPLSEPEVTMSLNESSAQLPVHPLEELEEDMFDDEADAMIQDISTESEEQVVPSSQISNIYKYQEELTISDDEVDEGIFEDEPTSNLVLPDDNNRHDSQPP is encoded by the exons ATGAATGCATTACAAAATCAAAATACTCATGAATTAATTCGGTGTAGatacaataatagtaataataactaCAGATTAATGGAATATATTAATTTGGATAACCGTACAAATGATCCTCTCA GTGAACCAGAGGTAACTATGAGTTTAAATGAAAGTTCAGCACAATTACCAGTCCATCCTTTGGAGGAATTAGAAGAAGATATGTTTGATGATGAAGCTGATGCTATGATTCAAGATATAAGTACAGAATCTGAG gaaCAAGTAGTACCATCCAGTCAGATAAGTAATATTTATAAGTATCAGGAGGAACTTACTATTTCTGATGACGAGGTCGATGAGGGTATATTTGAAGACGAACCAACATCTAATTTAGTATTACCCGATGATAATAACAGGCATGATTCTCAACCTCCGTGA
- the LOC117602219 gene encoding small G protein signaling modulator 3 homolog isoform X1 has protein sequence MDIAKSLFNVRDHEGYVGKEDHNKKLETAVSEDEFEMEITGLCGEILSPAPGGSFFALTPSMWPQDILAKLNQPDDPNSQPEYRFDEFGFRVEEEDGPEQSSKKLLGIPFVEDPQHRLQWVALLEFSHSKEVAELSWQNMDRRLPRTDKLRDMVRHGVPHSLRPQIWMRMSGALQKKSSSEITYKDIIKASNNDALMTNKQIEKDLLRIMPSNACFSHLHSTGIPRLRRVMRALAWLYPDIGYCQGTGTIAASLLLLLEEEDAFWMMATIVEDLLPASYYSSTLIGIQADQRVLRTLVSNYLPHIDQVLIQHDIELSLISLHWFLTLFASVVHMKILLRIWDMFLFDGSIVLFQVTLGMLKIKESELIQLENSAQIFNALSDIPGDIDDVDQLFNASLEVSGSLTDVLIETHRRRDLAYLMADQGGLVGNPDAVPNLPKQHLNRRQMKKNKSMLQTFLFGNSETEEDAKSKNIRQTEILVDLREAVLQLARHFINVDPKLSDIVLIADYSMDSHGKDHDNYINVSRTRKRRAKALLDFERHDDDELGFRKNDIITIISQKDEHCWVGELNGLRGWFPAKFVELLDERSKQYTCAGDDTVSEVVTDLVRGTLCPAIKAVLEHGMRKPSFLGGPCHPWLFIEEASNREVEKDFNSVYSRLVLCKTYRLDEDGKVLTPEELLYRCVQSVNLTHDNAHAQMDVKLRSLICLGLNEQVLHLWLEVLCSCVEVVQKWYQPWSFIYSPGWVQIKCELRILSQFAFNLNPDWELPPKKEQSQPLKDGVRDMLVKHHLFSWDL, from the exons ATGGATATTGCTAAATCATTGTTTAATGTTCGTGATCATGAAGGTTACGTTGGAAAAGAAGATCACAAT AAAAAATTGGAAACTGCAGTTTCCGAAGATGAGTTTGAAATGGAAATTACAGGATTATGTGGAGAAATTTTATCTCCTGCACCAGGAGGCTCTTTTTTTGCTTTGACACCATCCATGTGGCCCCAAGATATATTAGCTAAATTAAATCAACCAGATGATCCTAATTCACAACCAGAATATAG GTTTGATGAATTTGGATTTCGTGTGGAAGAAGAAGATGGTCCAGAACAGAgttcaaaaaaattattaggtATTCCATTTGTTGAGGATCCTCAACATAG ATTACAATGGGTTGCTCTGTTAGAGTTTAGTCACAGTAAGGAAGTAGCAGAACTTTCCTGGCAGAATATGGACAGAAGATTACCTCGCACGGATAAATTACGCGACATGGTCCGTCATGGTGTACCTCATTCTCTTAGACCACAAATATGGATGAGAATGTCAGGAGCACTTCAAAAAAAATCTTCTTCTGAAATAACAtataaagatataataaaaGCATCAAATAATGATGCATTAATGACCAATAAACAAATAGAAAAGGATTTGCTTCGTATTATGCCTTCTAATGCATGTTTCAGTCATCTTCATAGCACTGGTATACCACGTTTGAGACGCGTTATGCGTGCTCTCGCTTGGCTATATCCCGATATTGG ATACTGTCAAGGTACAGGCACAATAGCAGCTTCTCTTTTATTACTATTAGAGGAAGAAGATGCTTTTTGGATGATGGCTACAATAGTAGAGGATTTATTGCCAGCATCTTATTATTCTTCAACATTGATAG GTATCCAAGCGGATCAACGAGTACTTCGTACATTAGTATCAAATTATCTCCCCCATATAGATCAAGTACTGATTCAACATGAcatagaattaagtttaatatctTTACACTGGTTCCTAACTTTATTTGCATCTGTTGTACacatgaaaatattattacgcATATGGGATATGTTTCTGTTTGATGGATCTATAGTTTTGTTCCAAGTTACCCTTggaatgttaaaaattaaag aGTCTGAATTAATTCAACTGGAAAATTCTGCACAAATATTTAATGCACTTTCGGATATACCAGGAGATATTGATGATGTAGATCAGTTGTTTAAT GCATCTTTAGAGGTAAGTGGATCATTAACAGATGTCTTAATTGAAACTCACAGACGTAGGGATTTAGCCTACTTAATGGCTGATCAAGGAGGGTTAGTAGGTAATCCTGATGCTGTACCAAATTTACCCAAACAACACCTCAATAG ACGCCAAATGAAAAAGAACAAATCgatgcttcaaacatttttatttggaaattcCGAAACCGAAGAAGATGCAAAGTCAAAAAATATCCGTCAAACAG AAATCTTGGTAGATTTAAGGGAAGCTGTTTTACAACTTGCAAGACATTTCATAAACGTTGATCCGAAATTAAGTGATATTGTACTTATAGCAGATTATAGTATGGACAGTCATGGAAAAGATcatgataattatattaatgtatCACGTACTAGGAAAAGAAGAGCTAAAGCATTATTag ATTTTGAAAGACACGACGATGATGAATTAGGTTTTcgaaaaaatgatataattacGATTATAAGTCAAAAAGATGAACATTGCTGGGTAGGGGAACTCAATGGATTAAGAGGGTGGTTTCCGGCAAAATTTGTAGAGTTATTGGATGAACGAAGTAAACAGTATACGTGTGCCGGAGACGACACAGTTAGCGAAGTTGTTACGGATTTAGTTAGAGGAACTTTATGCCCAGCTATTAAAGCAGTACTAGAACATGGAATGCGTAAACCATCATTTTTAGGCGGTCCATGTCACCCATGGCTTTTTATAGAAGAAGCCTCAAACAGAGAAGTAGAAAAAGATTTTAATTCAGTTTATAGCAGATTGGTACTTTGTAAAACGTATAGATTAGATGAAGATGGCAAGGTTCTTACACCAGAAGAG TTGTTATATCGATGTGTTCAATCAGTAAATTTAACACATGATAATGCACATGCACAGATGGATGTAAAATTACGATCCCTTATTTGTTTGGGATTAAATGAACAGGTGTTACATTTATGGCTCGAAGTTTTATGTTCTTGTGTAGAAGTTGTACAAAAATG gtACCAACCATGGAGTTTTATATATAGTCCTGGGTGGGTACAAATTAAATGCGAATTAAGAATATTAAGTCAATTTGCTTTTAATTTGAATCCTGATTGGGAATTACCACCCAAAAAAGAACAATCGCAACCGTTAAAAGATGGTGTTCGCGATATGTTAGTTAAACATCATTTATTTAGCTGGGATCTTTAG
- the LOC117602219 gene encoding small G protein signaling modulator 3 homolog isoform X2: protein MILIHNQNIGICLIEYVRFDEFGFRVEEEDGPEQSSKKLLGIPFVEDPQHRLQWVALLEFSHSKEVAELSWQNMDRRLPRTDKLRDMVRHGVPHSLRPQIWMRMSGALQKKSSSEITYKDIIKASNNDALMTNKQIEKDLLRIMPSNACFSHLHSTGIPRLRRVMRALAWLYPDIGYCQGTGTIAASLLLLLEEEDAFWMMATIVEDLLPASYYSSTLIGIQADQRVLRTLVSNYLPHIDQVLIQHDIELSLISLHWFLTLFASVVHMKILLRIWDMFLFDGSIVLFQVTLGMLKIKESELIQLENSAQIFNALSDIPGDIDDVDQLFNASLEVSGSLTDVLIETHRRRDLAYLMADQGGLVGNPDAVPNLPKQHLNRRQMKKNKSMLQTFLFGNSETEEDAKSKNIRQTEILVDLREAVLQLARHFINVDPKLSDIVLIADYSMDSHGKDHDNYINVSRTRKRRAKALLDFERHDDDELGFRKNDIITIISQKDEHCWVGELNGLRGWFPAKFVELLDERSKQYTCAGDDTVSEVVTDLVRGTLCPAIKAVLEHGMRKPSFLGGPCHPWLFIEEASNREVEKDFNSVYSRLVLCKTYRLDEDGKVLTPEELLYRCVQSVNLTHDNAHAQMDVKLRSLICLGLNEQVLHLWLEVLCSCVEVVQKWYQPWSFIYSPGWVQIKCELRILSQFAFNLNPDWELPPKKEQSQPLKDGVRDMLVKHHLFSWDL, encoded by the exons ATGATCCTAATTCACAACCAGAATATAG GTATTTGTTTAATTGAATATGTTAGGTTTGATGAATTTGGATTTCGTGTGGAAGAAGAAGATGGTCCAGAACAGAgttcaaaaaaattattaggtATTCCATTTGTTGAGGATCCTCAACATAG ATTACAATGGGTTGCTCTGTTAGAGTTTAGTCACAGTAAGGAAGTAGCAGAACTTTCCTGGCAGAATATGGACAGAAGATTACCTCGCACGGATAAATTACGCGACATGGTCCGTCATGGTGTACCTCATTCTCTTAGACCACAAATATGGATGAGAATGTCAGGAGCACTTCAAAAAAAATCTTCTTCTGAAATAACAtataaagatataataaaaGCATCAAATAATGATGCATTAATGACCAATAAACAAATAGAAAAGGATTTGCTTCGTATTATGCCTTCTAATGCATGTTTCAGTCATCTTCATAGCACTGGTATACCACGTTTGAGACGCGTTATGCGTGCTCTCGCTTGGCTATATCCCGATATTGG ATACTGTCAAGGTACAGGCACAATAGCAGCTTCTCTTTTATTACTATTAGAGGAAGAAGATGCTTTTTGGATGATGGCTACAATAGTAGAGGATTTATTGCCAGCATCTTATTATTCTTCAACATTGATAG GTATCCAAGCGGATCAACGAGTACTTCGTACATTAGTATCAAATTATCTCCCCCATATAGATCAAGTACTGATTCAACATGAcatagaattaagtttaatatctTTACACTGGTTCCTAACTTTATTTGCATCTGTTGTACacatgaaaatattattacgcATATGGGATATGTTTCTGTTTGATGGATCTATAGTTTTGTTCCAAGTTACCCTTggaatgttaaaaattaaag aGTCTGAATTAATTCAACTGGAAAATTCTGCACAAATATTTAATGCACTTTCGGATATACCAGGAGATATTGATGATGTAGATCAGTTGTTTAAT GCATCTTTAGAGGTAAGTGGATCATTAACAGATGTCTTAATTGAAACTCACAGACGTAGGGATTTAGCCTACTTAATGGCTGATCAAGGAGGGTTAGTAGGTAATCCTGATGCTGTACCAAATTTACCCAAACAACACCTCAATAG ACGCCAAATGAAAAAGAACAAATCgatgcttcaaacatttttatttggaaattcCGAAACCGAAGAAGATGCAAAGTCAAAAAATATCCGTCAAACAG AAATCTTGGTAGATTTAAGGGAAGCTGTTTTACAACTTGCAAGACATTTCATAAACGTTGATCCGAAATTAAGTGATATTGTACTTATAGCAGATTATAGTATGGACAGTCATGGAAAAGATcatgataattatattaatgtatCACGTACTAGGAAAAGAAGAGCTAAAGCATTATTag ATTTTGAAAGACACGACGATGATGAATTAGGTTTTcgaaaaaatgatataattacGATTATAAGTCAAAAAGATGAACATTGCTGGGTAGGGGAACTCAATGGATTAAGAGGGTGGTTTCCGGCAAAATTTGTAGAGTTATTGGATGAACGAAGTAAACAGTATACGTGTGCCGGAGACGACACAGTTAGCGAAGTTGTTACGGATTTAGTTAGAGGAACTTTATGCCCAGCTATTAAAGCAGTACTAGAACATGGAATGCGTAAACCATCATTTTTAGGCGGTCCATGTCACCCATGGCTTTTTATAGAAGAAGCCTCAAACAGAGAAGTAGAAAAAGATTTTAATTCAGTTTATAGCAGATTGGTACTTTGTAAAACGTATAGATTAGATGAAGATGGCAAGGTTCTTACACCAGAAGAG TTGTTATATCGATGTGTTCAATCAGTAAATTTAACACATGATAATGCACATGCACAGATGGATGTAAAATTACGATCCCTTATTTGTTTGGGATTAAATGAACAGGTGTTACATTTATGGCTCGAAGTTTTATGTTCTTGTGTAGAAGTTGTACAAAAATG gtACCAACCATGGAGTTTTATATATAGTCCTGGGTGGGTACAAATTAAATGCGAATTAAGAATATTAAGTCAATTTGCTTTTAATTTGAATCCTGATTGGGAATTACCACCCAAAAAAGAACAATCGCAACCGTTAAAAGATGGTGTTCGCGATATGTTAGTTAAACATCATTTATTTAGCTGGGATCTTTAG
- the LOC117602226 gene encoding glycerate kinase, translating into MQCKNILHKFTQYSNPVFFKFNLSNINQFTHRRMSTDIKSLEETKSILKKLYFAGVEAVSPKTLILNKVKFKNGVLYAGDQSFELKENVYLIGFGKAVMGMAIILEHMLGNYLKKGIISVPSASTNAMWESEDKTYFPKLTTSVVEYREGGINNQPDDRCWETTHDIIDLAESLTENDTLIVLISGGGSALLYMPRPTIDRDDKLELCKKLQNAGADIKELNIVRRKLSMVKGGGLARMAYPASVITLILSDIVGDPVDLIASGPTVYSNKIPKEVINVLKKYNLFQSLEGDLKKIILAKEKFKDRKLITRKKKEFKHVNNIILGNNLVAVEGAAFETYRNQLTPIILRTDVAGDVRDVSLAYAHITSLICLVLDKKLEREEFFAKVKDIPILSLPPAKVDEIYNLIENVSGEGLVLIGGGEPTVVVKGEGKGGRNQELALHFSLDWLAKIKSNPRFAEYNVVMLSAGTDGQDGPTDAAGAFGYPAIGPIIHNIYQKAKHLTSEVVIKAEMKKEAIKKKEEEKQLLESLRPKEICKTQLLSGFFPKKRTEEQSEIKDETIEARKKLDSIIDEETLLPFVYLTLEIERMLPQNALKENDSYNLYSRFKKGADLLKTGFTGTNVMDLHFIYIKQRKCECKIDFEKEISENDLNMHDLYIDPSTIEKYKRMRELGMFKWQKGFYRSSRVSKDEAEQLNLRIIDDNLLDPCCRKERKFPIANVLKDKKVPVSYEYP; encoded by the exons atgcaATGTAAGAATATATTGCATAAATTCACACAATACAG TAATccagttttttttaaatttaacctATCAAACATAAATCAATTTACACATAGAAGAATGTCTACTGATATAAAATCTCTGGAAGAAACAAAATCTATTTTGAAAAAACTGTATTTTGCTGGTGTTGAAGCAGTATCACCTAAAACTCTTATATTGaataaagttaaatttaaaaatggagTATTGTATGCAGGAGACCAAAGTTTTGAGCTTAAAGAAAATGTTTATTTGATTGGCTTTGGCAAAGCTGTGATGGGTATGGCAATAATTCTTGAGCATATGCTTGGTAATTATTTGAAGAAAGGTATAATCAGCGTTCCTTCTGCATCAACAAATGCAATGTGGGAATCTGAAGACAAAACATATTTTCCTAAGTTAACAACTAGTGTGGTAGAATATCGTGAAGGTGGCATAAATAATCAGCCAGATGATAGATGTTGGGAGACAACACATGATATCATAGACTTAGCAGAATCTTTAACAGAAAATGATACTTTAATTGTATTGATATCAGGTGGAGGTTCCGCATTGCTTTATATGCCACGGCCAACAATTGATCGTGATGATAAATTAGAGCTTTGCAAAAAGCTTCAAAATGCAGGAGCTGATATCAAAGAACTTAATATAGTAAGAAGAAAATTATCTATGGTGAAAGGTGGAGGCCTGGCTCGAATGGCTTATCCAGCTTCTGTTATAACTTTGATATTATCTGATATTGTTGGTGACCCTGTAGATTTAATTGCTAGTGGTCCAACTGTATATAGTAACAAAATACCAAAGGAAGTAATAAACGtattaaaaaagtataatttattcCAAAGTTTAGAAGGTGATCTGAAGAAGATCATATTGgccaaagaaaaatttaaagatCGTAAACTAATAAcccgaaaaaagaaagaatttaaacatgtaaataatattattttgggAAATAATTTGGTAGCTGTTGAAGGAGCTGCTTTTGAAACATACCGCAATCAGCTCACTCCTATAATATTAAGAACCGATGTTGCGGGAGATGTTCGTGATGTCAGTTTAGCATATGCTCATATAACAAGTTTAATATGTctcgtattagataaaaaattagaaagagAAGAATTCTTTGCAAAAGTAAAAGATATTCCTATACTTTCACTGCCTCCTGCTAAGGTGGATGAAATCTATAATTTGATTGAAAATGTTAGTGGAGAAGGATTAGTACTGATTGGAGGAGGTGAACCAACAGTGGTAGTtaaaggagaaggaaaaggtGGTAGAAATCAAGAACTAGCTCTACATTTTTCTTTAGACTGGTTGGCAAAGATAAAAAGTAATCCCCGGTTTGCGGAATATAATGTGGTAATGTTAAGTGCAGGTACAGATGGCCAAGATGGTCCAACTGATGCAGCAGGGGCATTTGGTTACCCTGCAATTGGTCCAATAATTCACAATATATATCAGAAAGCGAAACATTTAACTTCCGAAGTGGTAATTAAAgcagaaatgaaaaaagaagccattaaaaagaaagaagaagaaaagcaacTATTAGAATCATTGCGACCTAAAGAAATATGTAAAACGCAATTATTAAGTggtttttttccaaaaaaacgTACAGAGGaacaaagtgaaataaaagatGAAACAATAGAAGCAAGAAAGAAACTTGATTCGATAATAGATGAGGAAACTTTACTTCCATTTGTATACCTAACATTGGAAATAGAACGTATGTTACCTCAAAATgctttaaaagaaaatgattcatataatttatattcacgGTTTAAGAAAGGTgcagatttattaaaaactgGTTTTACTGGTACCAATGTCATggatttacattttatttatattaaacaacGTAAGTGTGAATGTAAAATAGAtttcgaaaaagaaatatctgaaaacgATTTAAATATGCATGATTTATACATTGATCCATCaactattgaaaaatataaaagaatgcgCGAATTAGGAATGTTTAAATGGCAGAAGGGTTTCTATAGATCATCTCGTGTTAGTAAAGATGAAGCTGAACAACTAAATTTAAGAATTATCGATGATAATTTGCTGGACCCATGTTGTcgcaaagaaagaaaatttccgATAGCAAATGTTTTGAAAGATAAAAAAGTTCCAGTGTCATATGAATATCCATAG
- the Sumo gene encoding small ubiquitin like modifier, with amino-acid sequence MSDEKKETKTESEHINLKVLGQDSAVVQFKIKKHTPLRKLMNAYCDRVGLAIAAVRFRFDGQPINELDTPTTLEMEEGDTIEVYQQQTGGGLC; translated from the exons ATGTCTGACGAAAAGAAG GAAACTAAAACAGAATCAGAACACATAAATCTAAAAGTCCTGGGCCAAGATAGTGCAGTggttcaatttaaaataaaaaaacatacaCCACTCAGGAAATTAATGAATGCCTATTGTGATCGTGTG GGCTTAGCAATAGCAGCAGTAAGATTTAGATTTGATGGACAACCCATAAATGAATTAGATACACCAACAACTCTTGAAATGGAAGAAGGAGATACAATAGAAGTTTACCAACAACAAACAGGAGGAGGATTGTGTTGA
- the LOC117606273 gene encoding ubiquitin carboxyl-terminal hydrolase 35 yields the protein METEQILKYDIKQCLNLIVVGDDVEVNEGWTRLKKLESESVYEQLSNYESILREVLNSEIKNVHEVPRIMVWFAKYLPQEPLTVHLISNDIATMLRNTEISDMSHLTMILQVLLDHSIYLPDFINHAKLCEAIIISLSNFSMPDESKRILEFNDNATKVEYFLKMVQTRSKNIENNNLIFTCLQTLYRIISDTKRKQDPGPGLAAVLQVVEPSIIPQAVLWILSESHCDSQLAQALKVLCSWLPKWRGDRLSIWIMEFILGLEKQHKYSILMEVTKASLYVMFCALSVPVIRQNASTIIFYVLKRQGHPSLFRNIVRNTQMILSYLTKEDSESSKECIQNLVDIMKTLMLRFPGLSVFNNLENSLPVPPRMHIVKELWTEHVWVDEIEEVEPVIEPLKPHVEKVGLSNLGNTCYMNSVLQALLMTKRFCYEVLLYKPMSKADDQVVLKKLQNLFTLLLYSKRITLAPTEILLASRPAYFLPGQQQDSSEFLCHLLDLLHEQEKSAPINCEGNNSNLKYKDDKEINDISSVNEEGVSIKRWTTEEDLTGSIALERKTQSLADFTHGEDLAQVQQLSDSHSDSTDSGIQSVGGEDTSTQVPLVHRVLGGKCKITYQCAQCDTSSHNTDKFRDLQLCFPEEIQENQEVSVQDLINYYLTPEKLTGENKYRCDKCMKLCDAQRIIKILHAPTYLILILKHFRYDFDTRPRTKLRHKVMYNEHIQLPVSTPLCTTTETYQLYAAVVHSGYSMDYGHYFTYARDSKQNWYKFNDSYVSQTTFNDFKELKPPDTPYILFYEKIVPFEGVYDEDKPELSTLSKHLQELVENDTTAYIEELRHQAEKSQRGRHNSMLLRKNENSDDENPPPSSCRGAVNMPASRFLY from the exons ATGGAGACCGAACAAATTCTTAAGTACGATATTAAACAATGTTTAAATTTAATAGTTGTTGGTGATGATGTAGAGGTTAACGAAGGATGGACTAgacttaaaaaattagaaagcgaatctgtatatgaacaGTTAAGTAATTACGAAAGTATTTTACGAGAAGTACTCAatagtgaaataaaaaatgtacatGAAGTACCAAGAATCATGGTCTGgtttgcaaaatatttgccaCAGGAACCACTGACTGTTCATCTAATTTCAAATGACATTGCAACAATGTTGAGAAATACAGAGATCAGTGACATGTCTCATTTAACTATGATACTTCAAGTATTATTGGATCATAGTATCTATCTGCCAGATTTTATAAATCATGCAAAGCTATGCGAAGCAATTATAATCAGTTTGTCTAATTTTTCAATGCCTGATGAGTCAAAAAGGATTTTGGAGTTCAATGATAATGCTACTAAAGTggaatactttttaaaaatggtACAAACAAGGTccaaaaatatagaaaacaataatttaatttttacatgCTTGCAAACATTATATAGAATTATATCAGATACCAAAAGGAAACAAGATCCTGGACCTGGTCTGGCAGCTGTATTACAAGTAGTAGAACCATCAATTATACCTCAAGCTGTTTTATGGATCCTATCTGAATCGCATTGTGATTCTCAGTTAGCTCAAGCTCTAAAGGTTCTCTGTAGTTGGCTTCCAAAGTGGAGAGGTGATCGACTTAGCATTTGGATTATGGAATTTATACTTGGCTTAGAAAAGCAGCATAAGTATTCTATACTTATGGAGGTGACCAAAGCGTCGCTCTATGTAATGTTTTGCGCTTTATCGGTACCGGTAATTCGTCAGAATGCTTCtacaattatattttatgttttaaaaaGACAAGGGCATCCGTCGTTGTTTAGAAATATAGTACGTAATACACAAATGATATTGTCTTATTTAACGAAAGAAGACTCGGAATCGAGCAAAGAATGCATACAAAATTTGGTCGATATTATGAAAACGCTTATGTTAAGATTTCCAGGCCTAAGTGTCTTCAACAATTTAGAGAACAGTTTACCGGTCCCACCACGAATGCATATTGTTAAGGAATTATGGACCGAGCATGTGTGGGTAGACGAAATAGAAGAGGTTGAACCAGTAATCGAACCATTAAAACCACACGTGGAAAAAGTCGGGCTTTCAAATCTTGGAAATACATGTTATATGAATAGTGTATTACAAGCACTGTTAATGACCAAGCGATTCTGTTATGAAGTATTACTGTACAAACCTATGAGCAAAGCCGACGATCAAGTTGTACTTAAAAAGTTACAGAATTTGTTTACACTGTTGTTATATTCCAAAAGGATTACCTTGGCGCCAACTGAAATTTTATTAGCTTCCCGTCCTGCTTATTTTCTACCGGGTCAACAGCAAGATAGTTCAGAATTTCTCTG TCACCTTTTAGACCTTTTACACGAGCAAGAAAAATCCGCTCCTATAAACTGTGAGGGTAATAATTCTAATCTCAAGTATAAAGATGATAAAGAAATAAACGACATATCATCGGTAAATGAGGAGGGAGTTAGTATTAAGCGATGGACAACTGAAGAAGACTTAACTGGTAGTATAgctttggaaaggaaaactcagTCATTAGCTGATTTTACACATG GAGAAGATCTAGCACAAGTACAACAGCTTAGTGATTCACACTCAGACTCCACAGACAGTGGTATACAGTCTGTAGGCGGAGAAGATACGAGTACGCAGGTACCTCTTGTACATAGAGTTCTCGgaggaaaatgtaaaataacttATCAGTGTGCTCAGTGTGATACTAGTTCCCATAATACGGACAAATTTCGTGACTTACAATTGTGCTTCCCAGAAGAGATACAAGAGAATCAAGAGGTTTCTGTACAAGATCTCATTAATTACTATCTAACACCAGAAAAATTGACCGGTGAAAATAAATACCGTTGCGACAAATGTATGAAATTGTGCGATGCACAGAGAATCATTAAAATCTTGCACGCACCGACATACTTGATTTTAATACTGAAACATTTCCGTTATGATTTTGATACTAGACCAAGAACGAAATTACGGCATAAAGTAATGTATAACGAACACATACAGTTACCGGTGTCAACGCCGTTATGCACAACCACGGAAACGTATCAATTATATGCTGCGGTTGTTCATTCGGGTTACAGTATGGACTATGGTCATTACTTTACGTATGCTCGTGATTCGAAACAAAATTGGTATAAATTCAATGATAGTTACGTATCGCAAACAACGTTCAATGACTTCAAAGAGTTAAAACCACCGGACACACCTTATATATTGTTCTACGAGAAAATTGTACCATTTGAAGGAGTTTACGACGAAGACAAACCTGAATTGTCAACGCTAAGTAAACATTTACAAGAACTTGTGGAAAATGATACTACAGCTTACATAGAAGAATTAAGGCACCAAGCAGAAAAATCACAACGAGGCCGACATAATTCGATGTTACTACGAAAGAATGAAAATTCAGACGATGAAAATCCTCCTCCCAGTAGCTGTCGAGGTGCGGTTAATATGCCTGCGAGTCGTTTCCTCTATTAA